One region of Deinococcus fonticola genomic DNA includes:
- a CDS encoding DUF1622 domain-containing protein produces MLESLEGAVQTAAQLIARIAEASAAFIITLAVVEALWRAARVFWQRDRAPDTVKESLRLQLGRWLAISLEFLLAADILLTAIAPTWDDIGKLGAIAFIRTALNYFLQREIEVHEKQRGTRVDAGAS; encoded by the coding sequence ATGCTGGAGTCGCTGGAGGGGGCGGTGCAGACGGCGGCGCAGCTGATCGCGCGAATAGCCGAGGCGTCCGCCGCCTTCATCATCACGCTGGCGGTGGTCGAGGCGCTGTGGCGGGCCGCGCGGGTGTTCTGGCAGCGCGACCGCGCCCCCGACACCGTCAAGGAGAGCCTGCGGCTGCAACTGGGCCGCTGGCTGGCGATTTCACTGGAGTTCCTGCTGGCCGCCGACATCCTGCTGACGGCCATTGCCCCCACCTGGGACGACATTGGGAAGTTGGGGGCCATCGCGTTTATCCGCACTGCCCTGAACTACTTTCTTCAGCGGGAAATCGAGGTGCATGAAAAGCAGCGCGGCACGCGGGTGGACGCCGGTGCCAGCTGA
- a CDS encoding DUF3592 domain-containing protein: MVFLLLGLFLGILGVLLLLLGVVFVSTGFGGTVGWMTRPNRNPREWPEVSARVVGHSAYPTPYRGHRPLNPRYTSGSCLVEAPWQGQLIRAFVFPRALRNLTGDGTAKQIRQQAEQALPVGSFLQIRIDPNDLPQGSWVTAEASDCAPTHVHNAGASLGLGLLGVVAGTAGLGLLGLAFVVGRSAP, translated from the coding sequence ATGGTGTTCCTGCTGCTGGGCCTGTTCCTGGGGATACTGGGCGTTTTGCTGCTGCTTCTGGGCGTGGTGTTCGTCTCCACGGGGTTTGGGGGAACGGTCGGCTGGATGACCCGTCCGAACCGCAATCCGCGCGAGTGGCCGGAAGTCAGCGCCCGGGTCGTCGGTCACAGCGCCTACCCGACACCCTACAGGGGTCATCGCCCCCTCAATCCCCGGTACACCTCCGGTTCCTGTCTGGTCGAAGCGCCGTGGCAGGGGCAGCTGATCCGGGCTTTCGTTTTCCCCCGGGCGCTGCGGAATCTGACGGGTGACGGCACAGCGAAGCAGATCAGACAGCAGGCGGAGCAGGCCCTGCCAGTCGGTTCCTTTCTGCAAATACGAATCGACCCCAATGACCTGCCGCAGGGCAGCTGGGTGACGGCCGAAGCATCGGACTGCGCACCCACCCACGTCCACAACGCTGGCGCTTCCCTGGGGCTGGGTCTGCTCGGTGTCGTTGCCGGAACGGCAGGGCTGGGCCTCCTCGGATTGGCTTTCGTGGTGGGCCGCTCAGCGCCGTGA
- a CDS encoding Type 1 glutamine amidotransferase-like domain-containing protein, translating into MKLLLTSGGITNPSLQGALLDLLGKPISECHALCIPTASYAHPWCTPVNAYRFITGGSPAPMCDLGWKSPGVLELTALPSLGRERWAPWVREADVLLVDGGDALYLAHWMRESGLADLLPTLPDTVWVGLSAGSMVMTPRIGAGFVGWTAPAGNDQTLGLVDFSIFPHLDYPHFPENTLAHAEKWAAEIGGPAYAIDDQTAIQVNDGHVTVISEGHWKLFNPPN; encoded by the coding sequence ATGAAACTCCTGCTCACTTCAGGCGGCATCACCAACCCCAGCCTTCAGGGCGCCTTGCTCGACCTGCTGGGCAAACCCATCAGCGAATGTCACGCCCTGTGCATTCCCACCGCCTCCTACGCCCACCCCTGGTGTACGCCGGTCAACGCCTACCGTTTCATCACGGGTGGGTCGCCGGCCCCCATGTGCGACCTGGGCTGGAAATCCCCGGGGGTGCTGGAACTGACTGCCCTGCCCAGCCTGGGCCGCGAGCGCTGGGCGCCCTGGGTTCGTGAAGCGGACGTGCTGCTGGTGGACGGTGGGGACGCCCTGTACCTGGCTCACTGGATGCGCGAGTCCGGGCTGGCTGACCTGCTGCCCACCCTGCCGGACACCGTGTGGGTGGGCCTCAGCGCCGGAAGCATGGTCATGACGCCGCGCATCGGGGCCGGGTTCGTGGGCTGGACAGCGCCTGCGGGCAATGACCAAACACTAGGCCTGGTTGATTTCTCGATTTTTCCGCACCTGGACTACCCGCATTTTCCGGAGAACACCCTCGCCCACGCCGAGAAGTGGGCAGCGGAGATCGGCGGGCCAGCCTACGCCATCGATGACCAGACCGCCATTCAGGTCAATGACGGGCACGTGACCGTGATCTCCGAGGGGCACTGGAAACTGTTCAACCCGCCGAATTGA
- a CDS encoding S10 family peptidase, with protein sequence MSDSSDVQASHELEVKVSTPEKPTGEAHDEVSVTRHSITVNGQTLNYTATAGTMVLPEEKHGKEGEFEGHKPRARIFFVAYALDEQDAASRPVTFAYNGGPGSPALWLHLGLLGPRRVVMGDAGELTGPPYRLTDNEFTLLTHSDLVFIDPVSTGYSRVTEGEKPGEFHGFKKDIESVGDFIRLWTSRAGRWLSPKFLIGESYGTMRSAGLSGYLQERHGMFLSGIMLISTILDYATVDITPGHDLAYVTHLPTQVATAWYHGKLGKRRTLKGVLREAEAFADGEYAAALHLGARLTPTARRRVAQKYARLTGLGTEFVLQNDLRVELMKFCKELLRDRRLTVGRLDSRFTGLDRTAGGSAIDYDPSYAAILGPYTATFNHYVRQELKFQSDLAYEVLSGRTRPWSMKEFEGRHVRAADTLRSAMHQNPHLKVLNAAGYYDFATPYWAARHTLDHLQLDPGLRGNIREVFYEAGHMMYVHQPSLAQQARDLSEFIEWARGDGQS encoded by the coding sequence GTGAGCGACAGTTCAGACGTGCAGGCCAGTCACGAGCTGGAAGTGAAGGTATCCACTCCCGAAAAACCCACCGGGGAAGCGCATGACGAGGTGAGTGTCACGCGGCACAGCATCACCGTGAACGGGCAGACGCTGAATTACACCGCCACCGCCGGCACGATGGTGCTGCCCGAGGAGAAGCACGGCAAGGAAGGCGAGTTCGAGGGCCATAAGCCCAGGGCGCGCATCTTCTTCGTGGCCTACGCGCTGGACGAGCAGGACGCCGCCAGCCGCCCGGTGACTTTTGCCTACAACGGCGGGCCGGGCAGTCCGGCGCTGTGGCTGCACCTGGGCCTGCTGGGGCCGCGCCGCGTGGTGATGGGCGACGCCGGCGAGTTGACCGGGCCACCCTACCGGCTGACCGACAACGAGTTCACGCTGCTGACGCACAGCGACCTGGTGTTCATCGACCCGGTCAGCACCGGGTACTCGCGCGTGACCGAGGGCGAGAAGCCCGGCGAGTTTCACGGCTTCAAAAAGGACATCGAGTCGGTCGGGGATTTCATCCGGTTGTGGACGTCGCGGGCAGGCCGCTGGCTCTCGCCCAAGTTCCTGATCGGCGAGAGTTACGGCACCATGCGCTCGGCGGGCCTCAGCGGGTATTTGCAGGAGCGGCACGGGATGTTCCTCAGCGGCATCATGCTGATCAGCACCATCCTGGATTACGCCACGGTGGACATTACTCCGGGGCACGACCTGGCCTACGTGACGCACCTGCCGACGCAGGTGGCGACCGCCTGGTATCACGGCAAACTCGGCAAGCGCCGCACCCTGAAGGGCGTGCTGCGGGAAGCCGAGGCCTTCGCGGACGGCGAGTACGCCGCGGCGCTGCACCTGGGCGCCCGCCTGACGCCCACTGCCCGCCGCCGCGTGGCGCAGAAGTACGCCCGCCTGACCGGCCTGGGCACCGAGTTCGTGCTGCAAAACGACCTGCGCGTCGAGCTGATGAAGTTCTGCAAGGAACTGCTGCGTGACCGCCGGCTCACGGTGGGCCGCCTGGACAGCCGCTTTACCGGCCTCGACCGCACGGCGGGCGGCAGCGCCATCGACTACGATCCCAGCTACGCGGCCATCCTGGGGCCGTACACCGCCACCTTCAACCACTACGTGCGCCAGGAGCTGAAGTTCCAGTCCGACCTGGCCTACGAGGTACTCTCGGGCCGCACGCGCCCGTGGAGCATGAAGGAATTCGAGGGCCGGCACGTCCGCGCGGCCGACACGCTGCGCAGCGCCATGCACCAGAACCCGCACCTGAAAGTCCTGAACGCCGCCGGGTACTACGATTTCGCCACGCCGTACTGGGCCGCCCGTCACACCCTGGATCACCTGCAACTCGACCCCGGCCTGCGCGGCAACATCCGCGAGGTGTTTTACGAGGCCGGCCACATGATGTACGTCCACCAGCCCAGCCTGGCGCAGCAGGCCCGCGACCTGAGCGAATTCATCGAGTGGGCCAGGGGTGACGGGCAAAGCTGA
- a CDS encoding PhzF family phenazine biosynthesis isomerase translates to MIAYSEVSAFTDTPGQGNQAGVVLDAASLTDAEMQALAAFVGAPETVFVTRLDAGLVQVRYFTPTQEVEFCGHATVALGLMLAQAGLWPGAAVTLETLAGRIPLRQACEAGVPKQIWMTQRQPEFRPLGREWRAELAGALGIDERMIHRGLPLAAASTGLWSAFVPLLDALILDGLEPDFPAIAQLSEALGVGSVYAYAPMGVNRFAARDFAPLLGIPEDAVTGSAAGALMALLAAEGRLPVKQNRAVGVIYQGHGLGTPGEIEVEIEVLGNAVQAVHVGGRAALDREGYWQRDEG, encoded by the coding sequence ATGATCGCTTACAGCGAGGTGAGCGCTTTCACCGATACGCCGGGCCAGGGCAATCAAGCGGGCGTGGTACTGGACGCCGCCTCCCTGACCGACGCCGAGATGCAGGCGCTGGCGGCTTTCGTGGGGGCGCCGGAAACGGTGTTCGTGACGCGCCTGGACGCCGGGCTGGTGCAGGTGCGCTACTTCACGCCCACCCAGGAAGTCGAGTTCTGTGGGCACGCGACCGTTGCCCTGGGGCTGATGCTGGCGCAGGCGGGGTTGTGGCCCGGCGCAGCGGTGACGCTGGAAACCCTGGCAGGGCGCATTCCACTGCGCCAGGCGTGCGAGGCGGGCGTGCCCAAACAGATCTGGATGACGCAGCGCCAGCCGGAATTCCGCCCACTGGGCCGCGAGTGGCGGGCCGAACTGGCGGGGGCGCTGGGCATCGACGAGCGCATGATTCACCGGGGCTTGCCGCTGGCGGCGGCCAGCACAGGGCTGTGGAGCGCCTTTGTGCCGCTGCTGGACGCGCTGATTCTGGACGGCCTGGAACCGGATTTTCCGGCCATTGCGCAGCTGTCGGAGGCCCTGGGGGTCGGCAGCGTGTACGCTTACGCACCGATGGGCGTCAACCGCTTTGCCGCGCGCGATTTTGCCCCACTGCTGGGCATTCCCGAAGACGCGGTCACGGGCAGCGCGGCCGGGGCGCTGATGGCCCTGCTGGCCGCCGAGGGCCGCCTGCCGGTCAAGCAAAACCGTGCGGTGGGCGTGATTTACCAGGGGCACGGCCTGGGCACGCCCGGCGAGATCGAAGTGGAGATCGAGGTGCTGGGGAACGCCGTGCAGGCGGTTCACGTGGGCGGCCGGGCAGCGCTGGACCGCGAAGGCTACTGGCAACGCGACGAAGGTTGA
- the recQ gene encoding DNA helicase RecQ, with the protein MSSPAPSPSALPTADRALQVLQRVWGYPAFRGVQGEIIEQVVEGGNALVLMPTGGGKSLCYQLPSLLRQGVGVVVSPLIALMKDQVDTLRQNGVRAAYLNSTLTAPEARAVEDTLQRGELDLLYVAPERLLLPRTLELLEHAPVALFAIDEAHCVSQWGHDFRPEYQQLGVLPQRFPHIPRVALTATADDRTRADMKSVLHLHDAPEFISSFDRPNIQYRVMLKSSPKTQLLEFIREEHGAGSAGGDAGIVYCLSRKSVEDTAKWLQAQGIAAVAYHAGLSPRERSHAQERFLNEEGLIVVATVAFGMGIDKPNVRFVAHLDLPKSMEGYYQETGRAGRDGLPSTAWMVYGLSDVVNVRRMLAQSDAPEDVKRVESAKLDALLTYCETAACRRQTLLSYFGETLRDPCGNCDTCLTPPQARDMTREAQMALSAVVRTGNRFGAAHITDVLLGKETERIVALGHHQLPTFGVGAAHDEKTWRSVLRQLVSLGYLAADDHYGLNATPKSRALLKGETRLQLREDALIAQTSTRKKEKRSRQAPVDTQDAPLFEALRQWRLERARSLAVPPYVIFSDATLKTITELKPSSHASLGTVSGVGQRKLADYGDEVLQVVRDNAPSRDGGRGARLETPQERGLQNNQTILGLLKKSSAQATALLPGLPEQVAPDAEVMAALGALRQELAREEEVSAFVVYPNAALNALATRQPRTLDDLRGMPGLGEKRIQAYGERILDAIATALDG; encoded by the coding sequence ATGTCATCGCCTGCCCCGTCCCCGTCTGCTCTGCCCACCGCTGACCGCGCCCTGCAAGTCCTGCAAAGGGTGTGGGGCTACCCGGCGTTCCGGGGCGTGCAGGGCGAGATCATCGAGCAAGTGGTGGAGGGCGGCAACGCGCTGGTGCTGATGCCCACCGGCGGCGGCAAGAGCCTGTGCTACCAGCTTCCCAGCCTGCTGCGCCAGGGCGTGGGCGTGGTGGTGTCCCCCCTGATCGCCCTGATGAAAGACCAGGTGGACACCCTGCGCCAGAACGGCGTGCGGGCCGCCTACCTGAATTCCACGCTGACGGCCCCGGAGGCCAGGGCGGTCGAGGACACCCTGCAACGCGGCGAACTCGATCTGCTGTACGTGGCCCCCGAACGCCTGCTGCTGCCGCGCACCCTGGAACTGCTGGAGCACGCCCCGGTGGCCCTTTTCGCCATCGATGAGGCGCACTGCGTGTCGCAGTGGGGCCACGACTTCCGGCCCGAGTACCAGCAGCTGGGCGTGCTGCCGCAGCGCTTTCCGCACATTCCGCGCGTGGCCCTGACCGCCACCGCCGACGACCGCACGCGGGCCGACATGAAAAGCGTGCTGCACCTGCACGACGCGCCCGAGTTCATCTCCAGCTTCGACCGGCCCAACATCCAGTACCGCGTGATGCTGAAAAGCAGTCCCAAGACGCAGCTGCTGGAATTTATCCGCGAGGAACACGGTGCAGGTTCAGCGGGGGGCGACGCCGGAATCGTGTACTGCCTCTCGCGCAAGAGCGTGGAGGACACCGCCAAGTGGCTTCAGGCGCAGGGAATCGCTGCGGTGGCGTACCATGCGGGCCTCTCGCCGCGGGAACGCAGCCACGCGCAGGAACGCTTCCTGAACGAGGAAGGTCTCATCGTGGTCGCCACCGTGGCGTTCGGCATGGGCATCGACAAACCCAACGTGCGCTTCGTGGCGCACCTCGACCTGCCCAAAAGCATGGAAGGGTACTACCAGGAAACCGGGCGCGCCGGACGCGACGGCCTGCCCAGTACCGCCTGGATGGTCTACGGTCTCAGCGATGTAGTTAACGTCAGGCGCATGCTGGCCCAGTCGGACGCCCCCGAGGACGTGAAGCGCGTGGAGAGCGCCAAACTGGACGCCCTGCTGACCTACTGTGAGACCGCCGCGTGCCGTCGCCAGACGCTCCTCTCGTATTTCGGAGAGACGCTGCGTGACCCGTGCGGCAACTGCGACACCTGCCTCACCCCCCCACAGGCCCGCGACATGACCCGCGAGGCGCAGATGGCCCTGAGCGCGGTGGTGCGCACAGGCAACCGCTTCGGCGCGGCGCACATCACCGACGTGCTGCTGGGCAAGGAGACCGAGCGCATCGTGGCGCTGGGGCACCACCAGTTGCCCACCTTCGGCGTGGGGGCCGCACACGACGAGAAAACCTGGCGCAGCGTCCTGCGGCAGCTCGTCAGCCTGGGGTATCTGGCCGCCGACGACCATTACGGCCTGAACGCCACCCCGAAATCCCGCGCCCTGCTGAAAGGCGAGACCAGACTGCAACTGCGCGAGGACGCCCTGATCGCGCAGACCAGCACCCGCAAGAAAGAGAAACGCAGCCGCCAGGCCCCGGTGGACACCCAGGACGCCCCGCTGTTCGAAGCCCTGCGCCAGTGGCGGCTGGAACGCGCCAGGTCGCTGGCGGTGCCGCCCTACGTGATCTTCAGTGACGCCACGCTGAAGACCATTACCGAACTGAAGCCCAGCAGCCACGCCAGCCTCGGCACCGTCAGCGGCGTGGGGCAGCGCAAACTCGCGGATTACGGCGACGAGGTGCTCCAGGTCGTGCGCGACAACGCCCCTTCGCGGGACGGGGGGCGCGGCGCGCGGCTGGAAACGCCGCAGGAGCGCGGCCTTCAGAACAACCAGACCATCCTGGGGCTCCTGAAAAAAAGCTCCGCTCAGGCCACGGCGCTGCTGCCGGGCCTCCCCGAGCAGGTAGCGCCGGACGCGGAAGTGATGGCGGCCCTTGGGGCCTTGCGCCAGGAACTGGCCCGCGAGGAGGAGGTGAGCGCCTTCGTGGTGTACCCGAACGCTGCCCTGAACGCCCTGGCGACCCGCCAGCCCCGCACCCTGGACGACCTGCGCGGCATGCCGGGCCTGGGTGAAAAGCGCATCCAGGCGTATGGCGAGCGCATTCTGGACGCCATTGCCACAGCCCTGGACGGGTAA
- the asnS gene encoding asparagine--tRNA ligase, whose translation MTTRSSIQGLKGHVGETVQVHAWLQDKSGKGKIQFLKIRDGSGFVQATVFKGDVSEDVFEAAKRLTQEQAVTVTGEVRADDRAPGGVELSVRDVVTISENHGEYPITPKEHGIEFLMDHRHVWLRHRRPWAIMRVRDCVQRGVVEFFHGEGFVRFDAPFFTPNAAEGTTELFEIDLFGEDKAYLSQTGQLHAEAGAFAFGKVYTFGPTFRAEKSKTRRHLLEFWMVEPEVVPSNHVENMALQERFVSFLVRKVLAECQAELELLGRDVSKLAGAAEGHYPRVTYTDALEIIRRHIEDKDLPENVQDDVQPVEWGDDLGAPHETILGHHFDRPVIIEQYPVGVKAFYMQPNPDNPRVALCDDMIAPEGYGEIIGGSERIHDYDLLKARIEHEGLPLEAFDWYLDLRRTGSMPHAGFGMGLERVIAWITGIDHIREAIPFPRMLSRMRP comes from the coding sequence ATGACAACTCGTTCTTCTATTCAGGGTTTGAAGGGACACGTGGGTGAAACGGTGCAGGTTCACGCGTGGCTGCAGGACAAGAGCGGCAAGGGCAAGATTCAGTTCCTGAAAATCCGCGACGGCAGCGGCTTCGTGCAGGCCACGGTGTTCAAGGGCGACGTTTCGGAAGACGTGTTCGAGGCGGCCAAGCGCCTCACGCAGGAGCAGGCGGTCACCGTCACCGGCGAGGTGCGGGCCGACGACCGGGCGCCGGGCGGCGTGGAACTCAGCGTGCGGGACGTCGTGACCATCAGCGAGAACCACGGCGAGTATCCCATCACACCCAAGGAGCACGGCATCGAGTTCCTGATGGATCACCGGCACGTGTGGCTGCGTCACCGCCGCCCCTGGGCGATCATGCGCGTGCGCGACTGCGTGCAGCGCGGCGTAGTGGAGTTCTTTCACGGCGAGGGGTTCGTGCGCTTCGACGCGCCTTTCTTCACGCCCAACGCGGCGGAGGGCACCACCGAGCTGTTTGAAATCGACCTGTTCGGCGAGGACAAGGCCTACCTCTCGCAGACCGGGCAGCTGCACGCCGAGGCGGGGGCGTTCGCGTTTGGCAAGGTGTACACCTTCGGGCCGACCTTCCGCGCCGAGAAGTCCAAAACCCGCCGTCACCTGCTGGAATTCTGGATGGTCGAACCCGAGGTGGTGCCCAGCAACCACGTGGAAAACATGGCCCTTCAGGAACGCTTCGTAAGTTTCCTGGTGCGCAAGGTTCTGGCCGAGTGTCAGGCCGAACTGGAACTGCTGGGCCGAGACGTGAGCAAACTCGCCGGGGCCGCCGAGGGCCACTACCCCCGCGTGACATACACCGACGCGCTGGAGATCATCCGCCGGCACATCGAGGACAAAGACCTGCCCGAGAACGTGCAGGATGACGTGCAACCCGTCGAGTGGGGCGACGACCTGGGTGCGCCGCACGAGACCATCCTGGGCCACCACTTCGACCGGCCGGTGATTATCGAGCAGTACCCGGTGGGCGTGAAGGCGTTCTACATGCAGCCCAACCCCGATAACCCCAGAGTGGCCCTGTGCGACGACATGATCGCCCCCGAAGGCTACGGCGAGATCATCGGCGGCTCGGAGCGCATTCACGATTACGACCTGCTCAAGGCCCGCATCGAGCACGAGGGCCTGCCCCTCGAAGCGTTCGACTGGTACCTCGACCTGCGCCGCACCGGCAGCATGCCCCACGCCGGCTTCGGGATGGGCCTGGAACGCGTGATCGCCTGGATCACCGGCATCGACCACATCCGCGAGGCGATTCCCTTCCCGCGCATGCTCAGCCGCATGAGACCCTGA
- a CDS encoding Cof-type HAD-IIB family hydrolase gives MLGLMAIDVDGTLVGTANVVREDVWAALAQARAQGMRLAICSGRPAVGNALEYARKLDADGWHVFQNGASVVKVDTGESLSEPFPAQKLQALIEHARHTDRLLEIYTDTEYAITKPGELAERHAALLGLPYRPIRPEDLSGTVVRVQWVAPIEDSAQITGEPHEGLELHPAGSPVMRDTIFVSVTKAGVDKGSAIRRVAEKYGLGMNRVMAVGDGSNDLHLLRAVGHPVAMGNAEDVLKAVAETVVGHVDEGGLVEAVQLAQTL, from the coding sequence ATGCTTGGTTTGATGGCGATTGATGTGGACGGTACGCTGGTGGGTACGGCGAACGTGGTGCGGGAGGACGTGTGGGCGGCGCTGGCGCAGGCGCGGGCGCAGGGCATGCGGCTGGCGATTTGCAGCGGGCGGCCGGCGGTGGGCAACGCGCTGGAGTACGCCCGGAAACTGGACGCCGACGGCTGGCACGTCTTTCAGAACGGCGCCAGCGTCGTGAAGGTGGACACGGGCGAAAGTCTCTCCGAGCCGTTCCCGGCGCAGAAGTTGCAGGCGCTGATCGAGCATGCGCGGCACACCGATAGGCTGCTGGAAATTTACACCGACACCGAATACGCCATCACCAAGCCGGGCGAGCTGGCCGAGCGGCACGCGGCGCTGCTGGGCCTGCCTTACCGGCCTATCCGGCCCGAAGACCTGTCCGGCACGGTGGTGCGCGTGCAGTGGGTCGCCCCGATCGAGGACAGCGCGCAGATCACGGGCGAGCCGCACGAAGGGCTGGAGTTGCACCCGGCGGGCAGCCCGGTCATGCGCGACACCATCTTCGTCAGTGTCACGAAGGCCGGGGTCGACAAGGGCAGCGCCATTCGCCGCGTGGCGGAAAAATACGGCCTGGGCATGAACCGGGTGATGGCGGTAGGCGACGGCAGCAACGACCTGCACCTGCTGCGGGCGGTGGGGCACCCGGTCGCCATGGGCAACGCCGAGGACGTGCTGAAGGCCGTGGCCGAGACGGTGGTGGGCCACGTGGACGAGGGCGGGCTGGTGGAGGCCGTGCAGCTGGCCCAAACGCTCTAA
- a CDS encoding SDR family oxidoreductase yields the protein MTTSVPLSGRVIAVTGASKGIGLGIVELLVSQGARVIAGARDVDGLARDGAVFLPLDVTSEDSVAAFAQAARSAGVDSLVNNAGVGSFMPLQQISVEEYRRVMDTNVLGTLLMTKALVAHFQFRHSQGQVSHLINITSDVSARTFAGGALYTASKYAQRAVTQALAHEGHAYGLRVTEVRPGMVDTYFNGSQPGEPQKVAWLKPADIAGAVAYALSVPQHVRVDEILLHPVVQDVAF from the coding sequence ATGACCACTTCTGTTCCTCTTTCCGGCCGCGTGATCGCGGTAACGGGCGCCAGCAAGGGCATTGGACTGGGCATCGTGGAATTGCTGGTGTCGCAGGGCGCCAGGGTCATCGCCGGGGCGCGGGACGTGGACGGGTTGGCGCGGGACGGGGCAGTGTTCCTGCCGCTGGACGTGACCAGCGAGGACAGCGTGGCAGCGTTCGCGCAGGCGGCCCGGTCGGCGGGCGTGGACTCGCTGGTGAACAACGCGGGCGTGGGCTCGTTCATGCCGCTGCAGCAGATCAGCGTGGAGGAGTACCGCCGGGTGATGGACACCAACGTGCTGGGCACCCTCCTGATGACGAAAGCGCTGGTGGCGCATTTTCAGTTCCGTCATTCCCAGGGCCAGGTCAGTCACCTGATCAACATCACCAGTGACGTGAGCGCCCGCACCTTCGCCGGGGGCGCGCTGTACACCGCGAGCAAGTACGCGCAGCGGGCCGTGACGCAGGCCCTGGCCCACGAGGGGCACGCTTACGGCCTGCGCGTCACGGAAGTGCGCCCTGGCATGGTGGACACCTATTTCAACGGCAGTCAGCCGGGCGAACCTCAGAAGGTCGCGTGGCTCAAGCCCGCCGACATTGCTGGCGCGGTCGCCTACGCCCTGAGTGTGCCGCAGCACGTGCGCGTCGATGAGATTCTGTTACACCCGGTGGTGCAGGACGTGGCGTTCTAG
- a CDS encoding DUF664 domain-containing protein, producing MPEPYGNSVGMLLEHFAAVERIYQHISLGHPDPDEALGERWMPGLMLGDLGREHIRGHRLSYYLRNLEEARAETLELFRARDDAWLEEPLPFWGQTGNRSFMWFHVLEDEINHRGQIRMLRQHMPRLKGRGMMGAQFAAVTPDGLGMQCVHVWDDSPAQQAGLQRGDTVLEYDGHDVTQTPYMEVPLERPAGVKSRFRVKRDGAILEFGVERVRPG from the coding sequence CCCTACGGCAACAGCGTGGGCATGCTGCTGGAACACTTCGCGGCGGTGGAACGCATCTACCAGCACATCAGCCTGGGGCACCCCGATCCGGACGAGGCGCTGGGGGAACGCTGGATGCCGGGCCTGATGCTGGGAGACCTGGGCCGCGAGCACATCAGGGGCCACAGACTTTCGTATTACCTGCGGAATCTGGAGGAAGCCCGCGCCGAAACGCTGGAACTGTTCCGCGCCAGGGACGACGCGTGGCTGGAAGAACCCCTGCCTTTCTGGGGACAGACCGGCAACCGCTCTTTTATGTGGTTCCACGTACTTGAGGACGAGATCAACCACCGGGGCCAGATCCGCATGTTGCGGCAGCATATGCCGCGGCTGAAGGGGCGCGGCATGATGGGCGCCCAGTTTGCGGCCGTCACACCGGACGGGCTGGGCATGCAGTGTGTCCACGTATGGGACGACAGTCCGGCCCAGCAAGCCGGATTGCAGCGCGGCGACACCGTGCTGGAGTACGACGGACATGACGTCACGCAAACACCCTATATGGAAGTACCGCTGGAGCGGCCCGCCGGAGTGAAAAGCCGGTTCCGGGTAAAGCGTGACGGGGCCATTCTTGAGTTCGGGGTGGAACGGGTCAGGCCCGGCTAA
- a CDS encoding bleomycin resistance protein produces the protein MNSSHVPVTEWAALTPELMCSDLAHSLGVYTRLFGFTLNYTRPGFAYLSLGRAQLMLEQYDPGNGWLTGPLEQPFGRGINFQIEAPDVAGLHERLQAEGYPLFRPLKTATYMEGNTAHTQQEFLVLDPDGYLLRFIG, from the coding sequence ATGAATAGCTCGCATGTTCCGGTCACCGAGTGGGCCGCCCTGACCCCCGAACTGATGTGCAGCGACCTCGCCCACAGCCTGGGCGTGTATACCCGGCTGTTCGGTTTTACGCTCAACTACACCCGCCCCGGCTTCGCATACCTGAGCCTGGGCCGCGCGCAACTGATGCTGGAGCAGTACGACCCCGGCAACGGCTGGCTGACCGGGCCACTTGAACAACCGTTTGGCCGGGGCATCAACTTTCAAATTGAGGCGCCGGATGTGGCAGGACTCCACGAACGGCTTCAGGCGGAAGGCTACCCGCTGTTCAGGCCACTCAAGACAGCAACGTATATGGAAGGCAACACCGCGCACACGCAGCAGGAATTTCTGGTGCTCGACCCGGACGGCTACCTGCTGCGGTTTATCGGTTAA